The DNA window ttccactccccctcccccgactcagtctgaagaagggtctccacccgaaacgtcacccattcctcctctacacagagatgctgcctgacccgctgagttactccagcactctgtgaaacgtcacctatccatgttctccacagatgctgcctgacccactcagttatggtgcagcagcatctatggagctaaggaaataggcaacgtttcgggccaaaatccttctggaaataggcaacatttcgggccgaaatccttctggaaataggcaacgtttcgggccaaaatccttctggaaataggcaacgtttcgggccgaaacccttacgggtttcggcccgaaacgttgcctatttccttagctccatagatgctgcctgaccctctgagttactccagcactctgtgaaacgccacctatccatgttctccacagctgctgcctgacccactgagttactccagcactctgtgaaacgtcacctatccatattctccatagatgctgctgcacccgctgagttactccagcactctgtgaaacgtcacctatccatgttctccacagatgctgcctgacccactcagttatggtgcagcagcatctatggagctaaggaaataggcaacgtttcgggccgaaatccttctggaaataggcaacgtttcgggccgaaaccctttcgggtttcagcccgaaacgttgcctatttccttagctccatagatgctgcctgaccctctgagttactccagcactctgtgaaacgtcacctatccatgttgtccacagatgctgcctgacccgctgtgttactccagctgtgGACAATCCCCAAGCCGTGCGGTGAATCTTTACCTTTGTcgggtccttcttcagaatgttgcGCAGGGCCATGATGGCGTCCACCTTGCTCTTGAGGGGGACGTTGGGGGCCGAGGGTCTGGGCCAGGGCAGGAGCTTCACGATGTGCTTGATGCTGATGGGCTGGCCCGCGTTACCGATGGCCTTCAGGGCCAGGGCCATGTCCTCCTCGTTACCATGGGCAACGGCGTCGGCAAGGAGATCGTGGAGAAGCTGCAAGAGGAGAGGCTCGGTAAGACCACTAGTCTCAGTGGGCCATGGGGCCAGAAGccactttattctctggagcgcagaaggttaaggggggacctgatagaggtctttaaaattatgagagggatagacagagttgatgtggacaagcttttccctttgagaatagggaagattcaaacaagaggacatgacttcagaattaagggacagaagtttaggggtaatatgagggggaacttctttacgcagagagtggtagcggtgtggaatgagctcccagtggaagtggtggaggcaggttcattggtatcatttaaaaataaattggataggcatatggatgagaagggaatggagggttatggtatgagtgcaggcaggtgggactaaggggaaaaaatttgttcggcacggacttgtagggccgagatggcctgtttccgtgctgtaattgttatatggttatatggactaaAGCCCTCAGGAATACCACGAGCCTCGATAAAACCATAATGCCAAGATAGACCGTAAAGccccttgtcccactgtacgaggtaattcacgaggtctcccgagttttcccctgatccgGTAAacccgtgacgttttttcaactctgtaaaaaatgtccacgagtaaaataatactcgtgatgaaagaattgttactttttacttgtagttagaccattacgagccgctacgagacttccacgaa is part of the Leucoraja erinacea ecotype New England unplaced genomic scaffold, Leri_hhj_1 Leri_347S, whole genome shotgun sequence genome and encodes:
- the LOC129693563 gene encoding vitellogenin-like, producing the protein RIKWLLAPWPTETSGLTEPLLLQLLHDLLADAVAHGNEEDMALALKAIGNAGQPISIKHIVKLLPWPRPSAPNVPLKSKVDAIMALRNILKKDPTKIQVITLHIFMDQRNAPELRMAACAVFLCTKPPLNALLLLANSLMKESSLQVASFAYTQLRSLSRSSLPSLYPL